In a genomic window of Methanogenium sp. S4BF:
- the dapF gene encoding diaminopimelate epimerase, which translates to MEIPFVKLEGNGNDFVLIDEMDGPVIPDEMKGEFARLYCDRRFGIGADGVLFVSPSDSCDVRMRLFQPDTSEAEMCGNGIRCLAKYVYDSEYTGGECTVETQAGVMPVTMSYSDEGEFTATIDMGPAKFMSADIPAAGEGEFRMEYDGFTVYAANTGVPHAVVFVDDVEAVNVNEVAPGIRSNPVFPEGANVNFVQCDGEDSITIRTFERGVEEETYSCGTGSTAAAAVAHHLGKMPATVHVQTRGGPLTIVMNETITMEGPAVTVFEGIIPL; encoded by the coding sequence ATGGAAATTCCGTTTGTCAAATTAGAGGGTAATGGTAATGATTTTGTGCTTATCGATGAGATGGACGGGCCGGTAATCCCCGATGAAATGAAGGGAGAATTTGCCCGTTTATACTGCGACAGGCGCTTTGGCATCGGTGCGGATGGAGTTCTTTTTGTATCCCCCTCTGATTCCTGTGACGTACGGATGCGCCTTTTCCAGCCGGATACGAGTGAAGCTGAGATGTGTGGAAATGGCATTCGATGCCTCGCCAAATATGTATATGATTCTGAATACACGGGGGGAGAGTGCACGGTTGAAACACAGGCCGGGGTGATGCCGGTCACCATGTCTTACAGTGATGAGGGTGAATTTACCGCCACGATTGACATGGGTCCTGCAAAATTTATGTCAGCCGATATTCCTGCCGCAGGAGAGGGGGAATTCAGGATGGAGTATGATGGGTTTACCGTCTATGCTGCCAATACGGGTGTTCCGCATGCGGTTGTCTTTGTTGATGATGTGGAAGCGGTCAATGTCAATGAAGTGGCACCCGGTATCCGTTCAAACCCGGTGTTTCCCGAAGGTGCGAATGTAAACTTCGTCCAGTGCGACGGCGAAGACAGCATCACGATACGAACATTTGAACGTGGTGTTGAGGAAGAGACATATTCATGTGGCACCGGTTCAACAGCAGCCGCAGCCGTGGCGCACCATCTCGGAAAGATGCCGGCAACCGTCCATGTCCAGACACGGGGCGGACCTCTGACAATCGTGATGAATGAGACAATTACGATGGAAGGTCCGGCAGTAACGGTTTTTGAGGGAATTATTCCTCTCTGA
- the radB gene encoding DNA repair and recombination protein RadB — translation MVKLTKKSTGIPCLDNLIGGGLETCIIIQFYGEPAAGKSTAAMASAIATLRNGEDVIYIDTEGFSIDRFCQLAGDDAESLAERLILFEPADFTGQDHAIAECARLLADRANIGLIVLDSATALYRTENGPSGEAQKRLARELIMLLGYARRYDIPVIVTNQVFTDINTDRLRGLGGTNMHHISKIIVRFERNDTKRHAILEKHRSRPEGTKITFAIEEKGFREE, via the coding sequence ATGGTGAAACTAACAAAAAAGAGCACGGGCATCCCCTGCCTTGACAATCTCATCGGCGGCGGGCTTGAGACATGCATCATCATCCAGTTTTACGGTGAACCGGCTGCAGGGAAGAGCACTGCTGCAATGGCATCGGCGATTGCCACCCTGCGTAATGGAGAAGATGTAATCTACATCGATACCGAAGGATTCTCCATTGACCGCTTCTGCCAGCTTGCGGGGGATGATGCAGAGTCCCTTGCCGAACGCCTCATTCTGTTTGAACCCGCAGACTTTACCGGACAGGATCATGCAATCGCAGAATGCGCACGTCTGCTCGCAGACCGAGCTAACATTGGCCTAATTGTCCTTGATTCAGCAACGGCACTGTACCGGACAGAAAACGGCCCCTCAGGAGAGGCACAGAAACGCCTTGCGCGTGAACTTATCATGCTCCTCGGGTATGCACGCCGGTATGATATACCCGTGATCGTCACAAATCAGGTTTTTACCGATATCAACACCGACAGACTCCGGGGCCTTGGCGGCACTAACATGCACCATATCTCGAAGATTATTGTTCGTTTTGAACGAAATGACACAAAACGTCATGCAATACTCGAAAAACACCGCTCCCGTCCCGAAGGGACCAAAATAACATTTGCTATTGAAGAGAAAGGGTTCAGAGAGGAATAA
- the larC gene encoding nickel pincer cofactor biosynthesis protein LarC translates to MRVLCFDPFSGAAGDMVTSALLECGADRDAVTRAMASVVAPPTYIVVERCGIRALQIETHAGPASRTFHEVCDIVSDTDAPDSVKEMAVRVFTRIRDAEEEIHGAHTHFHEVGADDAIADVVGACTAFHSLSPDAVRTTAVAVGTGTIKSAHGIYPLPAPATLAILRKGHLLIRYTNEERELCTPTGAALLAEFMAAGTHEITTDTVHVTAVGYGAGTRNPSHMPNVLRASVCEPEPENERETREADTIDILETNVDDTTAEVIAYTLGRLMDAGARDASAIPLIMKKGRPGTLIRVICSHALAGNLIRILSEELGTLGVRCIPSVHRSIITRTMEPVEIVVGSETVSIPVKTGWIGTEPVSCKAEFEIARQAAEAAKVPLRDVTRRAEEKRWKELRGEDR, encoded by the coding sequence ATGAGAGTGCTCTGTTTTGACCCATTTTCCGGCGCAGCAGGCGATATGGTGACAAGTGCGCTGCTTGAATGCGGCGCTGACAGGGATGCAGTCACCCGTGCAATGGCATCGGTCGTCGCTCCTCCCACCTATATCGTGGTGGAAAGATGCGGCATCCGGGCACTTCAGATCGAGACACATGCGGGGCCTGCATCACGGACATTCCATGAGGTATGTGACATTGTTTCTGATACCGATGCTCCTGACTCAGTGAAGGAGATGGCTGTCAGGGTATTTACCCGCATCAGGGATGCGGAAGAAGAGATACACGGTGCTCATACCCATTTCCACGAAGTTGGCGCTGACGATGCCATCGCAGATGTTGTTGGTGCATGCACAGCATTTCACTCCCTCTCACCCGATGCGGTCAGGACGACAGCCGTAGCAGTCGGGACGGGAACAATAAAAAGTGCCCATGGCATCTACCCGCTCCCGGCCCCCGCCACCCTTGCCATCCTCAGAAAAGGGCACCTTCTCATCCGGTATACCAATGAAGAACGTGAACTCTGCACTCCAACAGGGGCAGCACTTCTTGCAGAATTCATGGCAGCAGGCACCCATGAAATAACCACCGACACCGTGCATGTCACAGCTGTGGGATATGGAGCAGGTACACGCAATCCTTCACACATGCCAAATGTATTGCGGGCTTCAGTCTGTGAACCCGAACCAGAGAACGAACGAGAAACAAGAGAAGCAGACACTATTGATATCCTTGAGACAAATGTGGATGACACAACAGCAGAAGTCATTGCCTATACCCTCGGGCGGCTGATGGATGCCGGTGCACGGGACGCATCTGCAATACCTCTGATCATGAAGAAAGGACGCCCCGGCACTCTGATTCGGGTTATCTGTTCTCATGCACTGGCAGGGAATCTCATCCGGATACTGTCTGAAGAACTGGGCACACTCGGCGTCCGGTGTATTCCGTCTGTCCACCGGAGTATCATCACACGCACTATGGAGCCGGTTGAAATTGTGGTGGGCTCCGAAACGGTTTCCATACCCGTTAAAACCGGCTGGATTGGAACAGAACCTGTGTCCTGCAAGGCCGAGTTTGAAATAGCACGGCAGGCGGCAGAAGCCGCAAAGGTGCCGTTACGTGATGTTACACGCCGTGCCGAAGAGAAACGCTGGAAAGAACTGAGGGGTGAAGACAGATAA
- a CDS encoding CDC48 family AAA ATPase, with protein MLLNVESAYPEDRGLGRCRLDPATMNALRLVPGDLVWLTGSRRTVAKVWRMLADDWDQGKVKIDNFTRSNAGVSSGDKIEVEKVETETDASRVILAPPEDLSNQPPINFNQAMLRLLGYPVAKGDTVPVLAGLPFMQQQLIPFRLVTVEPEDAVIITKDTIIEFSEKPASGFDGFREISYEDVGGLKNELKNVRETIELPMRHPELFRKLGIEPPKGVLLYGPPGTGKTLIARAVANESGAHFISIAGPEVLSKYYGETEQRLREIFEEAESNAPSVIFIDELDSIAPRREDVTGEVERRMVAQLLTMMDGLEERGQVLVIGATNRLDAIDPALRRPGRFDREIEIGVPDETGRLEILKIHTHGMPLEGEVTRILMEEALDEIPDEYREEAEKRYELAVEEIESQRARLLQDLSSRSNGFVGADLQSLAREAAMRALRRYLPEIDLEKDEISPELLKKMEVTSRDFADALREVNPSAMREVLIEVPHVTWDDIGGAEREIEEVREAVEYPLTRPERFLNLGIDPPNGVLLYGPPGTGKTLIAKAVAHESGANFIPVRGPQLLSKWVGESERAVREIFRRARQVAPSIIFFDELDAIAPARSGQDSHVIESVVNQILTEFDGLEDMTGVVVMGATNRPDIIDPALMRAGRFDRLVAVHEPDAKGRLQILSIHSRGIPIENSSVEVLVNGTASYDEGGIEVLFSTAVEAYRKETDTRVLLTADEILATEIAEINVSDEILSPGRRRRAVARLIEEHNIKLEDPEREALLREIAGKAENYVGSDLDLLCREAAMFAMRDNAAAVGMQHFEKALLKVRPMMNERVREQYDRIQQYFKGGLPQQMQVHLPEYQ; from the coding sequence ATGTTACTGAATGTTGAGAGTGCATATCCTGAGGACCGGGGTCTTGGGCGATGCCGACTGGACCCTGCAACGATGAACGCCCTCAGACTTGTCCCGGGGGATCTTGTCTGGCTTACCGGGTCACGCAGGACAGTGGCAAAAGTATGGAGGATGCTTGCTGATGACTGGGACCAGGGGAAAGTAAAGATAGATAACTTCACCCGTTCGAATGCCGGTGTAAGCAGCGGGGACAAAATTGAGGTGGAGAAGGTGGAGACAGAGACCGACGCTTCCCGCGTCATTCTCGCACCACCCGAAGATCTCTCTAATCAGCCCCCCATTAATTTCAACCAGGCGATGCTGCGACTGCTTGGCTATCCTGTTGCAAAAGGGGATACTGTCCCGGTGCTTGCCGGTCTTCCGTTTATGCAGCAGCAGCTTATCCCCTTCAGGCTCGTGACGGTTGAACCGGAGGATGCCGTCATCATTACCAAGGATACTATTATCGAATTCTCAGAGAAACCGGCATCCGGTTTTGACGGATTCCGCGAAATCAGTTATGAGGATGTCGGAGGCCTGAAAAATGAGCTGAAGAATGTCCGGGAGACTATCGAACTGCCCATGCGCCACCCGGAACTGTTCCGGAAACTCGGCATTGAACCCCCAAAAGGGGTGCTCCTGTACGGTCCTCCCGGCACGGGAAAAACCCTGATTGCACGGGCTGTTGCAAATGAGAGCGGGGCACATTTCATCTCAATCGCAGGTCCTGAAGTTCTTTCAAAATATTATGGTGAAACTGAACAGCGTCTCCGGGAGATCTTTGAAGAGGCTGAGTCCAATGCACCTTCTGTTATCTTCATCGACGAACTGGATTCAATTGCTCCACGTCGTGAGGATGTGACGGGTGAAGTTGAACGCCGGATGGTTGCTCAGCTCCTTACCATGATGGACGGTCTGGAGGAGCGGGGGCAGGTGCTCGTTATTGGAGCGACAAACCGTCTTGACGCTATTGACCCGGCACTTCGGCGGCCGGGAAGGTTTGATCGGGAAATTGAGATTGGTGTTCCCGATGAAACCGGACGCCTTGAGATCCTGAAAATTCATACGCATGGCATGCCCCTTGAAGGAGAAGTAACCAGGATTCTGATGGAGGAGGCTCTTGATGAAATTCCTGATGAATATCGTGAAGAGGCAGAGAAACGGTATGAACTTGCGGTTGAAGAGATTGAGAGTCAGCGGGCACGTCTGCTTCAGGATCTCTCTTCGCGTAGCAACGGATTTGTTGGTGCGGATCTGCAGTCGCTTGCAAGAGAGGCGGCAATGCGTGCACTCCGGCGGTATCTTCCGGAAATTGATCTGGAAAAGGATGAGATTTCTCCAGAGCTCCTGAAGAAGATGGAGGTGACCTCCCGTGACTTTGCTGATGCGCTCCGGGAAGTGAATCCCAGCGCAATGCGGGAAGTGCTTATTGAAGTGCCGCATGTGACCTGGGATGACATCGGAGGTGCGGAACGCGAGATTGAGGAGGTGCGTGAAGCGGTTGAATATCCACTGACCCGTCCGGAACGGTTCCTGAACTTAGGCATTGATCCCCCGAACGGAGTGCTCCTTTATGGGCCGCCCGGCACAGGAAAGACGCTCATCGCAAAGGCTGTGGCACATGAAAGCGGAGCAAATTTCATCCCGGTTCGTGGGCCGCAGCTGCTTTCCAAGTGGGTCGGTGAGAGTGAACGTGCGGTCCGGGAGATTTTCCGGAGGGCACGCCAGGTGGCTCCTTCGATTATATTTTTTGATGAACTGGATGCCATTGCACCTGCACGCTCCGGTCAGGACAGCCATGTGATTGAGAGTGTCGTCAATCAGATTCTGACAGAATTTGACGGGCTGGAGGATATGACAGGGGTTGTGGTGATGGGGGCGACCAACAGGCCGGATATCATCGACCCTGCCCTCATGCGTGCCGGCAGATTTGACCGTCTTGTCGCAGTCCATGAACCGGATGCAAAGGGGCGTCTGCAGATACTTTCCATCCATTCCCGGGGGATTCCTATCGAGAATTCATCGGTGGAGGTGTTGGTAAATGGAACCGCATCCTACGATGAAGGTGGTATTGAGGTGCTCTTCAGCACTGCTGTCGAAGCATACCGAAAGGAGACCGATACAAGGGTGTTGCTGACTGCAGATGAGATCCTTGCAACGGAAATTGCCGAGATCAATGTCAGTGATGAAATCCTTTCACCCGGAAGACGGCGACGTGCCGTTGCCCGCCTTATAGAAGAGCACAACATTAAACTAGAAGACCCGGAACGCGAAGCGCTTCTCCGCGAAATTGCAGGGAAGGCAGAGAATTATGTGGGTTCTGATTTAGACCTGCTCTGCCGTGAGGCTGCCATGTTTGCAATGCGGGATAATGCTGCGGCAGTGGGGATGCAGCACTTTGAGAAGGCACTTCTGAAGGTTCGCCCGATGATGAATGAGCGCGTGCGTGAACAGTACGACCGTATCCAGCAGTATTTCAAGGGTGGGCTTCCCCAGCAGATGCAGGTGCATCTGCCTGAATATCAATGA
- a CDS encoding AMP-binding protein, protein MPNCTTFLDVNARLGDKPALIHPVSGTEYTFRDLLKRVCRLSSCLIGRGIVAGDRVGIYLPPSPEYLFWYFAIWRMGGVAVPLNNVLRPEEVALLLDDSGAACIVTDLKGSAEIETHVLSGRISADVITTGIPSFEEECLSVPFIARARNCRSDDLCQLQYTSGTTGKQKGAMLTHGNWMAAMDNEREVLGYCEDDVYLGIYPMAHVGVSWGISALRAGATWVIMDRFSLDEYIRLTESYQATVIAGMPPVIHSLLRTPPGTEERMRSAREMISGGGPLHPSIWKEFFSRFEIPIVNAYGLSETIVVGTGTAIRPEDYEYADEFRSVGMPIGFTEVKIVNTDDPSVECGTGEIGEIALRGPAVASGYWGMEEETQAVFLPDGWFLTGDIGYLSEDGMLAITDRKKDMIVMSGWKIYPTEVEKVLINHPAIDDVAVFGVPDIHRGEIPYAAVALLPGASLTLSDLQEYAREHLAGYKVPREMVIVDELPRVGGWKLLRRELRETYGPE, encoded by the coding sequence ATGCCAAACTGTACCACATTTCTTGATGTCAATGCCCGTCTGGGAGACAAACCGGCCCTCATCCACCCGGTTTCGGGGACCGAATACACATTTCGTGACCTCCTGAAACGGGTTTGCCGACTATCATCCTGTCTTATCGGCCGTGGAATTGTTGCGGGAGACCGGGTCGGGATTTACCTTCCCCCTTCACCTGAGTATCTCTTCTGGTATTTTGCAATCTGGCGGATGGGCGGTGTGGCAGTCCCGCTCAATAATGTCCTCCGGCCAGAGGAGGTCGCCTTATTGCTGGATGATTCCGGGGCGGCATGTATTGTGACTGATTTAAAAGGGAGTGCAGAGATTGAAACACACGTCCTTTCCGGCAGAATTTCAGCTGATGTGATCACAACAGGTATTCCATCGTTTGAGGAGGAATGTCTCTCTGTACCGTTCATTGCCCGGGCCCGTAACTGCAGGTCAGATGATCTCTGTCAGCTTCAGTATACATCAGGCACCACAGGAAAACAGAAGGGGGCGATGCTCACCCATGGAAACTGGATGGCAGCGATGGACAATGAACGTGAAGTACTCGGGTATTGCGAAGATGATGTATATCTGGGGATATATCCGATGGCCCATGTCGGGGTTTCCTGGGGTATTTCAGCGCTGCGTGCCGGTGCCACCTGGGTGATTATGGACCGTTTCTCTCTTGATGAGTATATTCGGCTCACTGAGTCATATCAGGCCACAGTCATAGCCGGTATGCCGCCTGTTATCCATTCTCTTCTTCGGACCCCTCCGGGAACAGAGGAGCGGATGCGGTCAGCACGGGAGATGATCAGCGGAGGGGGCCCCCTCCACCCCAGCATATGGAAGGAGTTTTTTTCACGGTTCGAAATACCGATTGTCAATGCATACGGCCTTTCCGAAACCATCGTTGTCGGTACAGGGACTGCTATCCGGCCGGAGGACTATGAGTATGCAGATGAATTCAGAAGTGTTGGCATGCCGATTGGATTTACTGAAGTGAAAATTGTCAATACAGATGACCCGTCGGTTGAGTGTGGAACCGGGGAGATAGGCGAAATTGCACTGCGGGGGCCTGCGGTTGCATCAGGATACTGGGGGATGGAAGAAGAGACACAGGCGGTTTTTCTTCCGGACGGGTGGTTTCTAACGGGAGATATCGGGTATCTATCAGAAGACGGGATGCTTGCTATCACAGACCGCAAGAAGGACATGATTGTGATGTCCGGGTGGAAAATATATCCGACTGAGGTGGAAAAGGTGCTTATTAACCATCCGGCGATAGACGATGTGGCAGTCTTCGGGGTGCCGGATATTCACCGTGGCGAGATCCCCTATGCAGCTGTGGCGCTTCTCCCCGGTGCATCTCTCACGCTGTCAGACCTGCAGGAATATGCCCGTGAGCATCTGGCCGGGTATAAAGTGCCGCGTGAGATGGTTATTGTTGATGAGCTTCCCCGGGTTGGAGGATGGAAACTGCTGCGTCGGGAACTTCGTGAAACATATGGCCCTGAATAA
- a CDS encoding ATPase domain-containing protein, whose protein sequence is MDIEEVEITGQKKISTGIIGLDYQLGGGFPAGSIIVIQGSAISGIEKIAEQFWKADEETTGGDDSWYLISDSSPSVGMTPVTPDEMGDALSEMPGKRYVVDSLSSVIHNGGVDAAISLIRNYGGMITQDGGTILFLLYDNVHSAEDEISVIRYADVYIHLIEERHGNEIERKMEIAKIKNANVPNRLFPYNITNEGIDLSTTARVV, encoded by the coding sequence GTGGATATTGAAGAGGTTGAAATCACTGGTCAGAAAAAGATATCAACAGGTATCATTGGTCTGGATTATCAACTGGGGGGGGGATTTCCGGCGGGTTCGATTATTGTCATTCAGGGATCCGCTATTTCGGGAATTGAAAAGATTGCCGAACAGTTCTGGAAAGCAGATGAAGAAACGACCGGCGGTGATGACAGCTGGTATCTGATCTCAGACAGCAGTCCGTCTGTTGGCATGACGCCGGTGACGCCGGATGAGATGGGGGATGCCCTGTCAGAGATGCCCGGAAAACGGTACGTGGTTGATTCACTTTCGAGTGTTATCCATAATGGGGGCGTTGATGCCGCAATTTCACTGATCAGGAATTATGGGGGAATGATTACCCAGGATGGGGGGACGATACTGTTTCTGCTATATGACAATGTCCACTCAGCGGAAGATGAGATTTCTGTCATACGGTATGCCGATGTCTATATTCACCTCATCGAAGAGCGTCATGGAAATGAGATTGAACGAAAAATGGAGATTGCAAAAATCAAAAATGCAAATGTGCCAAACCGACTTTTCCCGTACAATATCACGAATGAGGGAATTGATCTGTCAACAACAGCACGTGTAGTCTGA
- a CDS encoding methionine synthase: protein MMPELILPTTVVGSYPAVGSGGLRALFDPLKPARTTAVSDQISAGIDIISDGQVGRDMIALIADFLPGVKGQDVTGQIHPAGKPITLPGVKYALSRHPAVKGILTGPTTLAHGLAIRTPVYRDRSELIPDMALALAQEARYLADAGVAILQLDEPILSTGAADLTVAHDAVNIITGKLNVPSCMHVCGNIRGCIDEILRFPVDILDFEFANNPDNLDVLSRSDLKGKKIGFGCVDSADREVESVSVIAERITKGIEVFGAENMLLDPDCGLRMHSREGAYKKLEHLVLAARQCREELT, encoded by the coding sequence ATGATGCCAGAACTGATACTCCCGACCACCGTTGTCGGGAGTTATCCTGCAGTCGGGTCAGGAGGCCTCCGGGCCCTCTTCGATCCGCTCAAGCCAGCCCGCACTACAGCAGTATCCGACCAGATCTCCGCAGGAATTGACATAATATCAGACGGACAGGTCGGCAGGGACATGATTGCACTGATTGCAGACTTCCTGCCGGGTGTAAAGGGGCAGGATGTCACCGGACAGATTCATCCGGCAGGAAAGCCGATCACGCTTCCCGGAGTGAAATATGCCCTTTCACGGCATCCTGCAGTGAAGGGGATTCTCACCGGACCGACGACCCTTGCCCATGGGCTTGCGATCAGGACACCGGTTTACCGGGACCGGAGCGAACTGATCCCTGACATGGCCCTCGCACTGGCGCAGGAGGCACGGTATCTGGCAGATGCGGGTGTCGCCATTCTCCAGCTGGATGAACCTATTCTTTCCACCGGTGCGGCTGATCTGACGGTCGCACACGATGCGGTGAATATCATCACCGGAAAACTGAATGTCCCGTCCTGCATGCATGTCTGCGGAAATATCAGGGGATGTATCGATGAGATACTCCGGTTTCCGGTTGATATACTGGACTTTGAATTCGCAAACAACCCGGACAATCTGGATGTCCTTTCCCGCTCAGACCTGAAAGGAAAGAAGATCGGATTCGGATGTGTGGACTCAGCAGACAGAGAAGTCGAGAGTGTTTCTGTAATTGCAGAGCGCATCACAAAAGGAATTGAAGTCTTTGGCGCTGAAAATATGCTTCTGGACCCTGACTGCGGCCTGCGGATGCATTCCCGTGAAGGGGCGTATAAAAAACTGGAACATCTGGTTCTTGCTGCACGACAGTGCAGAGAAGAACTCACATAA